A region of Necator americanus strain Aroian chromosome I, whole genome shotgun sequence DNA encodes the following proteins:
- a CDS encoding hypothetical protein (NECATOR_CHRI.G2382.T1), whose protein sequence is MSTDVYEGFNLYTLAEKFYLEPRDRDGNLLSQQYLEIDRHSNQIRVSNASVNRIPLADADIQYVHGLLGIIPIVSGMALIVIRKSRLVGKLNGHPIYTITETDIIPYKKTTLHLTEKQIWYNRHFTEMLQTVLAISGFYFSYSIDLSRSLQWLSENGTPAFKETSMIERADDRFVWNTYLLSQLRLKEASRFALPVIHGFYGEVHHCVNGHQFKLSLISRRSKYRAGVRFYKRGVSIDGHPANFVETEQIVETVSIRGRRLTSFLQMRGSIPLLWSQRPNLKWQPMPTVKASDDQLSAYVRHFENQRKTYGGYHVIVNLINQTGREKKIGSELERIVQQANLNYVRYNPFDFHKECHAMQWHRISLLKDQLRQEITQFGFFAASDVLAESDLTQRSQTGFFRTNCMDCLDRTNVVQAMIARESLTDQLYFLGILVGGQRVETCPDLEASFKHLWADNGDECSRQYAGTGALKADFTRLGKRTYTGVINDGINAITRYIRNNFADGYRQDAMDVFLGNYIVDVHNLPSSLEATLISLDQNGIALLAACFAMAMTILCILVAENISATLFWLAVFLVCMMFIFLNGEDFVNAPKLKRD, encoded by the exons ATGTCTACGGACGTATATGAAGGCTTTAATTT GTATACATTAGCTGAGAAATTCTATCTCGAACCTCGAGATCGTGATGGGAACCTATTATCACAGCAGTACCTCGAAATAGATCGTCATTCGAATCAAATACGTGTATCAA atGCTTCAGTAAATCGGATACCATTAGCTGATGCTGATATTCAATATGTCCATGGTTTACTGGGCATAATTCCCATTGTTTCAG ggatGGCATTAATAGTCATAAGAAAGTCTCGTTTGGTTGGAAAATTGAATGGCCATCCTATCTACACTATAACCGAGACAGATATTATCCCTTACAAGAAAACTACTCTGCATTTAACAGAAAAACAG ATATGGTATAATAGACATTTCACTGAAATGTTGCAAACTGTGTTAGCCATTAGTGGATTCTATTTCTCTTATTCAATAGACCTCTCACGATCGCTTCAGTGGCTGAGTGAAAATGGTACTCCTGCATTCAAAGAGACTTCCATGATTGAACGC GCTGATGATCGCTTTGTGTGGAATACTTATCTTTTGTCACAGCTCAGGTTGAAAGAA GCTTCAAGATTTGCACTTCCTGTCATTCATGGTTTCTATGGAGAAGTTCACCACTGCGTGAATGGACATCAGTTCAAGTTGTCCTTAATTTCAAGACGGAGTAAATACAG GGCTGGAGTGCGTTTTTATAAGCGCGGCGTGAGTATCGACGGCCATCCAGCAAATTTTGTGGAAACAGAACAAATTGTGGAGACTGTTTCTATTAGAGGGCGAAGATTAACTTCATTTCTGCAG ATGCGTGGATcgattcctcttctgtggtcTCAGCGTCCGAATTTGAAGTGGCAGCCTATGCCAACTGTGAAAGCTAGCGATGATCAATTATCTGCGTACGTCAGACATTTTGAAAATCAACGCAAAACTTACGGCGGTTATCAC GTTATCGTCAACCTCATTAATCAGACTggacgagaaaagaaaattggcagCGAGCTTGAAAGAATCGTCCAGCAAGCTAATTTAAACTATGTCAG GTACAACCCTTTCGATTTCCATAAAGAATGCCATGCAATGCAGTGGCATAGAATCTCCTTACTTAAAGACCAACTAAGGCAGGAAATTACTCAGTTCGG GTTTTTTGCTGCTTCTGATGTATTGGCAGAGTCAGACCTAACTCAGCGATCTCAGACAGGTTTCTTCAGAACAAACTGCATGGATTGTTTAGATCG TACGAATGTGGTCCAAGCAATGATTGCTCGGGAATCCTTGACCGACCAGCTGTACTTCCTTGGGATATTGGTTGGTGGTCAAAGAGTGGAGACGTGCCCAGATCTTGAAGCGTCATTTAAGCATT TATGGGCTGACAACGGAGATGAATGTAGCCGGCAGTACGCAGGGACAGGAGCTCTGAAG GCAGATTTCACCCGGCTAGGGAAGAGAACTTACACAGGTGTCATAAATGATGGCATCAATGCAATAACTCGGTATATCCGCAATAACTTTGCTGATGGGTACAGGCAG GACGCTATGGATGTCTTTCTGGGCAACTACATTGTTGATGTTCACAATCTACCATCCAGCTTAGAAGCAACATTGATATCACTTGATCAAAACGGAATCGCTCTTTTAGCAGCGTGTTTTGCAATG
- a CDS encoding hypothetical protein (NECATOR_CHRI.G2383.T2) yields the protein MDVIIVLMKMLPIAEGGVYQSHDAKDRLFDGLNRLGMAETKDIAPGTYTLELGKTFTEQRRTDGPSYHTLRYDFKPMSVASSDSDTFIALGANGDVHVAVPTDGENMTVFKGSKKEAKAKECLLFFDKKTGKLRLEKIASNINVKKTRDLDPSVENVLRSEMARLRTDRVDRPPPPEPSSSSFPGADSSSSSDSSSDDSDSDSGSGSDDEDKQKTRRDSNSSMADSDVESHLLESMKATVPTTFNESIDMPALDAISQPASQPIQQNSYQSRPSAKTDHRDLGLNLSESSDEDE from the exons ATGGAtgtcatcatcgtactgatgaaGATGTTACCAATTGCTGAAGGAGGGGTGTACCAATCTCATGACGCAAAG GACCGTTTATTTGATGGACTAAATCGTCTAG GCATGGCAGAAACAAAAGATATAGCCCCAGGGACTTATACTCTTGAACTTGGAAAAACGTTCACAGAACAACGGCGTACGGATGGGCCTTCCTACCATACTCTGAGAT ATGATTTCAAACCTATGTCAGTTGCTTCCTCAGACTCAGACACCTTTATTGCTCTTGGAGCTAATGGAGATGTCCAC GTTGCTGTTCCAACGGATGGGGAAAATATGACCGTCTTCAAGGGTTCCAAAAAGGAAGCAAAGGCTAAGgaatgtttgttgtttttcgacAAGAAGACGGGCAAGCTCCGTCTTGAGAAGATTGCCTCTAACATCAATGTGAAGAAGACTAG AGATTTGGATCCATCAGTTGAAAATGTGCTGCGATCAGAAATGGCTCGACTTCGTACAGACCGTGTAGATCGTCCTCCACCTCCTGAGCCCAG CAGTTCCTCGTTTCCTGGTGCAGACAGTAGTAGTTCTTCCGATTCATCAAGTGACGACAGCGATAGCGATAGTGGTAGCGGTTCTGATGATGAG GACAAGCAAAAAACTAGACGTGACTCAAACTCAAGCATGGCCGATAGCGATGTGGAAA GTCATCTTCTGGAAAGTATGAAAGCTACTGTGCCGACAACATTCAATGAGAGTATCGATATGCCGGCGCTTGACGCAATCTCGCAACCTGCTTCACAACCAATTCAGCAGAACAGCTATCAGTCAAG GCCTTCTGCGAAAACTGATCATCGTGATTTAGGATTGAATCTAAGTGAAAGTTCTGATGAAGACGAGTGA
- a CDS encoding hypothetical protein (NECATOR_CHRI.G2383.T1), which yields MAETKDIAPGTYTLELGKTFTEQRRTDGPSYHTLRYDFKPMSVASSDSDTFIALGANGDVHVAVPTDGENMTVFKGSKKEAKAKECLLFFDKKTGKLRLEKIASNINVKKTRDLDPSVENVLRSEMARLRTDRVDRPPPPEPSSSSFPGADSSSSSDSSSDDSDSDSGSGSDDEDKQKTRRDSNSSMADSDVESHLLESMKATVPTTFNESIDMPALDAISQPASQPIQQNSYQSRPSAKTDHRDLGLNLSESSDEDE from the exons ATGGCAGAAACAAAAGATATAGCCCCAGGGACTTATACTCTTGAACTTGGAAAAACGTTCACAGAACAACGGCGTACGGATGGGCCTTCCTACCATACTCTGAGAT ATGATTTCAAACCTATGTCAGTTGCTTCCTCAGACTCAGACACCTTTATTGCTCTTGGAGCTAATGGAGATGTCCAC GTTGCTGTTCCAACGGATGGGGAAAATATGACCGTCTTCAAGGGTTCCAAAAAGGAAGCAAAGGCTAAGgaatgtttgttgtttttcgacAAGAAGACGGGCAAGCTCCGTCTTGAGAAGATTGCCTCTAACATCAATGTGAAGAAGACTAG AGATTTGGATCCATCAGTTGAAAATGTGCTGCGATCAGAAATGGCTCGACTTCGTACAGACCGTGTAGATCGTCCTCCACCTCCTGAGCCCAG CAGTTCCTCGTTTCCTGGTGCAGACAGTAGTAGTTCTTCCGATTCATCAAGTGACGACAGCGATAGCGATAGTGGTAGCGGTTCTGATGATGAG GACAAGCAAAAAACTAGACGTGACTCAAACTCAAGCATGGCCGATAGCGATGTGGAAA GTCATCTTCTGGAAAGTATGAAAGCTACTGTGCCGACAACATTCAATGAGAGTATCGATATGCCGGCGCTTGACGCAATCTCGCAACCTGCTTCACAACCAATTCAGCAGAACAGCTATCAGTCAAG GCCTTCTGCGAAAACTGATCATCGTGATTTAGGATTGAATCTAAGTGAAAGTTCTGATGAAGACGAGTGA
- a CDS encoding hypothetical protein (NECATOR_CHRI.G2384.T1), producing MTSPSLKSIQMDKLPLPAVISFIRAKVREGEVIRIGNKMFSKVFCIGQVVSCRPLRTLASTEYTIADLSEDASALKEISVLHREESFSTESDHVPFLTGSVVFIYGKLIRLKGVVAIQAICMRKVIHSDEYECLKMEAFLALQYHVKNPSGQTPVRCGQVSSLRASHFTPPSSSPAAGKRLTSATDSLAPTPKRPSFSRCSAPRNMMQGADTKNTIGTRQNNSGDMKETDSQDSFEDSVCFEK from the exons ATGACATCACCGTCGCTAAAATCCATCCAAATGGACAAACTACCGTTGCCGGCCGTGATCAGCTTCATTCGAGCTAAAGTTCGAGAAGGAGAAGTCATTCGAATTGGGAACAAGATGTTTTCAAAG GTTTTCTGTATTGGACAAGTGGTCTCTTGTCGTCCTCTTCGAACGCTTGCCTCTACCGAATACACCATAGCTGATCTTTCAGAAGATGCTTCTGCTCTCAAAGAGATCTCGGTTTTGCACCGTGAAGAG TCATTTTCAACCGAATCTGATCACGTTCCGTTTCTGACAGGTTCCGTTGTCTTCATTTACGGCAAACTTATTCGCTTGAAAGGTGTTGTCGCAATTCAAGCGATTTGCATGAGAAAG GTGATTCATTCTGACGAATATGAGTGTTTAAAGATGGAAGCATTTCTTGCGCTACAGTATCACGTTAAG AATCCATCAGGACAAACACCCGTGCGTTGTGGGCAGGTTAGCTCTCTTCGCGCTTCTCACTTTACTCCACCGTCTTCATCACCAGCAGCGGGAAAGCGTCTTACCTCTGCTACTGATTCTCTCGCTCCTACTCCAAAAAGACCAAGCTTTTCGCGTTGCTCTGCTCCACGTAACATGATGCAAGGCGCAGATACGAAAAATACAATTGGTACGAGACAGAACAACAGTGGTGATATGAAGGAAACCGATAGTCAAGATTCCTTTGAAGATAGTGTGTGTTTTGAGAAATGA
- a CDS encoding hypothetical protein (NECATOR_CHRI.G2384.T2): MDKLPLPAVISFIRAKVREGEVIRIGNKMFSKVFCIGQVVSCRPLRTLASTEYTIADLSEDASALKEISVLHREESFSTESDHVPFLTGSVVFIYGKLIRLKGVVAIQAICMRKVIHSDEYECLKMEAFLALQYHVKNPSGQTPVRCGQVSSLRASHFTPPSSSPAAGKRLTSATDSLAPTPKRPSFSRCSAPRNMMQGADTKNTIGTRQNNSGDMKETDSQDSFEDSVCFEK; encoded by the exons ATGGACAAACTACCGTTGCCGGCCGTGATCAGCTTCATTCGAGCTAAAGTTCGAGAAGGAGAAGTCATTCGAATTGGGAACAAGATGTTTTCAAAG GTTTTCTGTATTGGACAAGTGGTCTCTTGTCGTCCTCTTCGAACGCTTGCCTCTACCGAATACACCATAGCTGATCTTTCAGAAGATGCTTCTGCTCTCAAAGAGATCTCGGTTTTGCACCGTGAAGAG TCATTTTCAACCGAATCTGATCACGTTCCGTTTCTGACAGGTTCCGTTGTCTTCATTTACGGCAAACTTATTCGCTTGAAAGGTGTTGTCGCAATTCAAGCGATTTGCATGAGAAAG GTGATTCATTCTGACGAATATGAGTGTTTAAAGATGGAAGCATTTCTTGCGCTACAGTATCACGTTAAG AATCCATCAGGACAAACACCCGTGCGTTGTGGGCAGGTTAGCTCTCTTCGCGCTTCTCACTTTACTCCACCGTCTTCATCACCAGCAGCGGGAAAGCGTCTTACCTCTGCTACTGATTCTCTCGCTCCTACTCCAAAAAGACCAAGCTTTTCGCGTTGCTCTGCTCCACGTAACATGATGCAAGGCGCAGATACGAAAAATACAATTGGTACGAGACAGAACAACAGTGGTGATATGAAGGAAACCGATAGTCAAGATTCCTTTGAAGATAGTGTGTGTTTTGAGAAATGA
- a CDS encoding hypothetical protein (NECATOR_CHRI.G2385.T1), translating to MKKAVLSNMSRTARSVCSGPEEKKESLTLAHEIAASNGYEIRTSETRYRSERARQLENPTTNKIPLCIPYISDGMNAAIRRCLRRADLDSSVSVVAIPPNNLKNQLVRNRLYDTICTTPKCIICPTGRPGDCLRSG from the coding sequence ATGAAGAAAGCTGTGCTTAGCAACATGTCCCGCACGGCAAGAAGCGTTTGTAGTGGACCTGAGGAGAAAAAGGAATCGTTAACTTTGGCTCACGAAATTGCTGCTTCGAATGGTTATGAAATCCGAACGTCTGAAACGAGATACCGAAGTGAACGAGCACGGCAATTGGAAAACCCCACCACAAATAAGATACCTCTCTGCATTCCTTACATCTCCGATGGAATGAACGCTGCCattaggcggtgtctgagAAGAGCAGACTTGGACagctccgtttcggtcgttgcaataccaccgaacaatttgaaaaatcagctagttcggaatcgtttgtacgataccatctgtacaacaccgaagtgtattatttgtcccacaggtagaccaggagactgcttgagatccgggtaa
- a CDS encoding hypothetical protein (NECATOR_CHRI.G2386.T1) — MGQRLAPTLAISFMAIIEAPVLELHPLFYSRYIDDCFVICATQAEMDKCFDLLDRQSEHIKLAREKPQSNWLPFLNIQVGISNGMYQTK; from the coding sequence ATGGGGCAGAGATTGGCTCCCACCTtagctatttcatttatggccATAATTGAAGCACCTGTTCTGGAACTACATCCGTTGTTCTACTCTCGGTACATTGACGATTGTTTTGTCATCTGCGCCACCCAAGCGGAGATGGAcaaatgttttgacttgttgGACCGACAGTCCGAACACATAAAACTTGCTAGGGAGAAACCACAGAGCAACtggcttccttttttgaacatccAGGTTGGCATCTCAAACGGTATGTACCAAACGAAATAG